The following proteins are encoded in a genomic region of Bernardetia sp. MNP-M8:
- a CDS encoding inositol monophosphatase family protein gives MTTNSSDSTSINKMKLDLPFLRKEVSKLAEKVAKFIYKEAQDFDKDDIEVKSFNSLVSYVDKEAEKKIVERLRELLPQAGIIAEEGTGTPKEEGFNWIIDPLDGTTNFVHGIPVYSISIALSYTKNNKTELLVGIVYEVNRKECFAAHQNGGATLNGKKISVSGEKELGKSLIATGFPYEDFERIEDYLFMMGKMMKAAHGLRRLGSAAVDLSFVAAGRFEGYFEYNLNAWDVAAGALIVKEAGGIVSDFEGNEVVDNYVFGKQIIAATNIHSQILKLVKEVFLKK, from the coding sequence ATGACTACTAATTCATCAGATTCAACCTCTATAAATAAAATGAAACTTGATTTGCCTTTTTTGAGAAAAGAAGTCAGTAAATTAGCTGAAAAAGTAGCTAAATTTATTTATAAGGAAGCTCAAGATTTTGATAAAGATGACATTGAAGTCAAAAGTTTTAATAGTTTGGTTTCTTATGTAGACAAAGAAGCTGAGAAAAAAATTGTCGAACGTCTTAGAGAACTCTTACCTCAAGCTGGAATTATTGCAGAAGAAGGAACAGGAACTCCAAAAGAAGAAGGTTTTAATTGGATAATTGATCCACTAGATGGAACGACTAATTTTGTACATGGAATTCCTGTATATTCAATTAGTATTGCACTCTCATATACAAAAAATAACAAAACAGAGCTTTTAGTAGGAATTGTCTATGAAGTAAATCGTAAAGAATGTTTTGCAGCACATCAAAATGGAGGGGCAACTTTAAATGGAAAAAAAATATCTGTTTCTGGAGAAAAAGAGCTAGGCAAATCATTAATTGCAACAGGATTTCCCTATGAAGATTTTGAGAGAATAGAAGATTATCTCTTTATGATGGGAAAAATGATGAAAGCTGCACATGGTTTGCGTAGATTAGGCTCAGCAGCTGTAGATTTGTCTTTTGTGGCAGCAGGACGTTTTGAAGGTTATTTTGAATACAATCTAAATGCGTGGGATGTAGCAGCAGGCGCACTTATTGTAAAAGAAGCTGGAGGAATTGTAAGTGATTTTGAAGGAAATGAAGTTGTTGATAATTATGTTTTTGGAAAACAAATAATTGCAGCTACAAATATACATTCACAAATTTTAAAATTAGTAAAAGAAGTATTTTTAAAGAAATGA
- a CDS encoding group III truncated hemoglobin, translating to MKPIQQTPKNDIQNEKDIKLLVDTFYDKVNQSLILSPIFNDFAGVHWETHLPTMYRFWNGILFGEGGYKGNPFEKHISLPIDATHFENWLALFKETVDELFEGNKAEEAKQRASIIAYTFQSKLEYMNGKKS from the coding sequence ATGAAACCAATACAACAAACACCTAAAAATGACATCCAGAACGAAAAAGATATAAAATTACTTGTCGATACGTTTTATGATAAAGTAAATCAAAGTTTGATTTTGTCGCCTATTTTTAATGATTTTGCTGGTGTACATTGGGAAACTCATTTGCCAACTATGTATCGTTTTTGGAATGGAATTTTGTTTGGAGAAGGAGGTTATAAAGGGAATCCATTTGAAAAACATATTTCTCTTCCTATTGATGCAACTCATTTTGAAAACTGGCTTGCTTTATTTAAAGAAACTGTTGATGAGCTTTTTGAGGGAAATAAAGCTGAAGAAGCCAAACAAAGAGCGTCAATTATTGCCTATACTTTTCAGTCAAAACTGGAATATATGAATGGAAAAAAAAGTTAG
- the fabG gene encoding 3-oxoacyl-[acyl-carrier-protein] reductase — translation MGLLSGKNVLITGASRGIGRAMAERFAEEGANVGFTYLSSVEKGEALQKELSEKGTTIKGYRSDASDFKAAEELVGNFVKDFGSLDVLVNNAGITRDNLLMRMSEDQWDEVMRVNLKSVFNLVKASTRTFLKQKQGSIINVTSVVGIKGNAGQANYAASKAGIIGFTKSIALELGSRNIRCNAIAPGFIETEMTEQLDEKMIAEWKSAIPLRRAGSSKEVADVTVFLASDYSKYVTGQVLQVDGGMLT, via the coding sequence ATGGGATTACTTTCAGGTAAAAATGTACTCATTACGGGTGCATCTCGTGGAATCGGACGTGCAATGGCAGAGCGTTTTGCAGAAGAAGGTGCAAATGTTGGTTTTACATACCTTTCTAGTGTAGAAAAAGGTGAGGCATTACAAAAAGAACTTTCAGAAAAAGGAACAACTATAAAAGGCTATCGTTCGGATGCTTCTGATTTTAAAGCTGCTGAAGAATTGGTAGGAAATTTTGTCAAAGATTTTGGTTCTCTTGATGTACTTGTCAATAATGCAGGAATTACAAGAGACAACTTGTTGATGCGAATGAGCGAAGACCAATGGGACGAGGTGATGAGAGTCAATCTAAAGTCTGTTTTTAACTTAGTAAAGGCTTCTACACGTACATTTTTGAAGCAAAAACAAGGTTCAATCATCAATGTAACTTCTGTAGTTGGAATTAAAGGAAATGCAGGTCAAGCAAATTATGCAGCTTCAAAAGCTGGAATTATTGGTTTTACAAAATCAATTGCCTTAGAATTAGGGTCAAGAAATATTCGTTGTAATGCTATTGCCCCTGGTTTTATAGAAACTGAAATGACAGAGCAATTAGATGAAAAAATGATTGCTGAATGGAAAAGCGCAATTCCGTTGCGTCGTGCAGGTTCTTCAAAAGAAGTAGCTGATGTTACTGTTTTCTTAGCTTCAGATTATTCAAAATATGTTACAGGACAGGTTCTTCAAGTAGATGGTGGAATGCTTACCTAA
- a CDS encoding ATP-dependent Clp protease ATP-binding subunit has protein sequence MEAKFSDRVKEVISLAREEALRLGHDYIGTEHLLLGMIREGEGSAINILKKLGVTIEELKAEIERHSQGTATYNVRNLANIPLTRQAEKVLKITYLEAKIFKADLIGTEHLLLSILRDEDSIATHILEKFNITYEVVKEMLQYHTDKPITSAAEDDDDEGRIFGGGREPSGTGGTQGKATEKSRTPVLDNFGRDLTKLAEDDKLDPIIGREKEIERVAQILSRRKKNNPILIGEPGVGKTAIAEGLALRIVQRKVSRILFGKRVVTLDLASLVAGTKYRGQFEERMKAVMSELEKNRDIILFIDELHTIVGAGGASGSLDASNMFKPALARGEIQCIGATTLDEYRQYIEKDGALARRFQMVMIEPTDVEETVQILNNIKDKYESHHHVKYDDEAIKACVTLSERYITDRFLPDKAIDVLDEAGARVHINNIHVPEEITKLEADIEDVKVEKNQVVKSQKYEEAAQLRDKEKRLIEKLERAKYKWEHETRKMTYPVTEDNIGEVIAMMTGIPVKRITQSEGQKILGMKEALTGKVIGQDQAVVKLTKAIQRTRVGLKDPNKPIGSFVFLGPTGVGKTELAKVLATYLFDRPDALIRIDMSEYMEKFSISRLVGAPPGYVGYEEGGQLTEKVRRKPYSVILLDEIEKAHPDVFNILLQVLDDGILTDGLGRRVDFRNTIIIMTSNIGVRQLKDFGAGVGFSTQAKQEVGDEVMKDTIQKALKKAFSPEFLNRLDDVIVFNSLEREHIHKIIDISLGKLFHRIKLLGYEVELTEAAKDFLSEKGFDKQYGARPLNRAIQKYLEDPVAEELLKGEVQEGDTLMADHKEGEPELTVKIKKQKTKKTEE, from the coding sequence ATGGAAGCCAAATTTTCAGACAGAGTCAAAGAAGTAATTTCTCTAGCTAGAGAAGAGGCTTTGAGGCTTGGACATGATTATATAGGCACAGAACATCTATTGCTCGGTATGATACGAGAAGGAGAAGGAAGTGCCATCAATATTTTAAAGAAACTCGGTGTTACGATTGAAGAATTAAAAGCTGAAATCGAACGCCATTCACAAGGTACAGCCACGTATAATGTTCGCAATCTTGCCAATATTCCCCTTACTCGTCAAGCTGAAAAAGTCTTGAAAATCACCTATTTAGAAGCAAAAATTTTTAAAGCTGATTTAATCGGAACAGAACATTTGCTTTTATCTATTTTGAGAGATGAGGATAGTATTGCTACTCATATTTTAGAAAAATTTAATATTACCTACGAAGTAGTAAAAGAAATGCTCCAATATCACACAGACAAACCCATCACTTCGGCTGCCGAAGATGATGATGATGAAGGACGTATTTTTGGTGGTGGAAGAGAACCGTCTGGTACAGGTGGAACTCAAGGAAAAGCAACCGAAAAATCACGTACTCCCGTTTTAGACAACTTTGGTAGAGACCTTACAAAACTTGCTGAAGATGACAAACTAGACCCAATCATTGGGCGTGAAAAAGAAATTGAGCGTGTAGCTCAAATTCTTTCTCGTCGTAAGAAAAACAATCCTATTTTGATAGGTGAACCAGGGGTTGGTAAAACTGCCATTGCCGAAGGTTTAGCCCTTCGAATCGTTCAACGCAAAGTTTCTCGTATTTTATTTGGTAAGCGTGTTGTTACGCTTGACCTTGCCTCACTTGTTGCAGGTACAAAATATCGTGGTCAGTTTGAAGAACGTATGAAAGCTGTTATGAGTGAATTAGAAAAAAATAGAGATATTATTCTTTTCATTGATGAGCTTCATACAATTGTTGGCGCAGGTGGCGCATCGGGTTCTCTTGATGCTTCGAATATGTTCAAACCTGCTTTAGCTCGTGGCGAAATACAATGTATTGGTGCAACAACTTTAGACGAATACCGTCAGTATATTGAGAAAGATGGCGCATTAGCTCGTCGTTTTCAAATGGTTATGATTGAGCCTACTGATGTAGAAGAAACCGTACAAATTTTGAATAATATCAAAGACAAGTACGAATCTCATCACCACGTAAAATATGATGACGAGGCTATTAAGGCGTGTGTAACACTTTCAGAGCGTTATATTACAGACCGTTTCTTGCCTGATAAAGCGATTGATGTTTTGGATGAAGCTGGCGCAAGAGTGCATATTAATAATATTCACGTTCCAGAAGAAATTACGAAACTAGAAGCTGATATCGAAGACGTAAAAGTAGAAAAAAATCAAGTTGTCAAAAGCCAAAAATACGAAGAGGCTGCACAACTTAGAGATAAAGAAAAACGCCTAATTGAAAAATTAGAGCGTGCAAAATACAAGTGGGAACACGAAACACGCAAAATGACTTATCCAGTTACAGAAGATAACATCGGAGAAGTAATTGCGATGATGACAGGAATTCCAGTAAAACGTATTACGCAAAGCGAAGGACAGAAAATTTTGGGAATGAAAGAAGCCTTGACAGGAAAGGTTATCGGACAAGACCAAGCTGTTGTAAAACTTACAAAAGCTATTCAGCGTACTCGTGTAGGCTTGAAAGACCCAAATAAACCAATCGGTTCGTTTGTTTTCTTAGGACCAACAGGTGTAGGTAAAACGGAATTGGCTAAAGTATTGGCTACTTATCTTTTCGACCGTCCAGATGCGCTTATCCGTATCGATATGAGTGAGTATATGGAGAAATTCTCTATCTCTCGTTTGGTAGGTGCGCCTCCAGGATATGTTGGTTATGAAGAAGGTGGACAGCTTACTGAAAAAGTTCGTCGTAAGCCTTATAGTGTTATTTTGCTTGATGAAATTGAGAAAGCACACCCAGATGTTTTCAATATTTTATTACAAGTTTTGGATGATGGAATCTTGACTGATGGATTAGGTCGTAGAGTAGATTTCAGAAATACTATCATTATCATGACTTCAAATATTGGAGTTCGTCAGCTTAAAGATTTTGGTGCAGGTGTAGGTTTTTCTACACAAGCCAAACAAGAAGTAGGCGACGAAGTAATGAAAGATACAATCCAAAAAGCACTTAAAAAAGCATTTTCTCCTGAGTTTTTGAATCGTCTTGATGATGTAATTGTCTTTAATTCTCTTGAAAGAGAACATATTCACAAAATTATTGATATTTCTTTGGGTAAATTATTCCATCGTATCAAACTTTTGGGTTATGAAGTTGAGCTTACAGAAGCTGCAAAAGACTTTTTATCAGAAAAAGGATTTGATAAACAGTATGGAGCAAGACCACTCAACCGAGCTATCCAAAAATATTTGGAAGACCCAGTTGCAGAGGAGCTTTTGAAAGGCGAAGTACAAGAAGGCGATACGTTAATGGCAGACCACAAAGAAGGCGAGCCAGAACTGACTGTCAAAATTAAAAAGCAAAAAACAAAGAAAACAGAGGAATAA
- a CDS encoding heavy metal-associated domain-containing protein: protein MKSIIFSLALIFIAFVGTSNTFAPKKSETIVIKTESIQCGMCKERIEEALIQEKGIKSVSVDVDKKETTVVFNPKKINAEAIKKAISNVGYDADEVEAESGAYNDLPACCQKGGH from the coding sequence ATGAAATCTATCATTTTTTCATTAGCTCTTATCTTTATCGCCTTTGTAGGAACTTCAAATACATTTGCGCCTAAAAAAAGCGAAACTATCGTTATCAAAACTGAATCTATCCAATGTGGAATGTGCAAAGAGCGCATTGAAGAAGCCTTAATCCAAGAAAAAGGTATAAAATCAGTTTCTGTTGATGTAGATAAAAAAGAAACAACAGTAGTTTTTAACCCTAAAAAAATCAATGCAGAAGCTATCAAAAAAGCAATTTCGAATGTAGGTTATGATGCTGACGAAGTAGAAGCTGAGTCGGGTGCTTACAATGATTTGCCTGCCTGTTGCCAAAAAGGAGGTCATTAA
- a CDS encoding acyltransferase: protein MTTPTTPPSRRIGYLDSIRGMAALAVVIFHANAWLDFTKDPNFNSSIPTHILNIIFNGHNAVCLFFVLSGFVLSLKYVKKGAQEVSYVEFILKRAFRLYPAYWFVLILAALYTKSDFSLFIKELPMLITGNQTLIPPAWSLIVEMKMSLIFLFLLVLAVRNIKILFVAAFLYWFLFGFEIYILHFCLGILLAINFEKIQEIKWSKTKRYLLFLLGLLLCSVEQIHFIIVPHENFKETNTPLGFFLGAFGCVIWLMLAMSAPKFQKKIETKPLLFLGDISYGLYIGHWLIFVNILEPHFDWFLAKLGSYYLAHIVVRYFLVTLFSLLFATFLYYVIEKPFIKMGYKVAKKYSDKLVFKLN, encoded by the coding sequence TTGACAACTCCCACTACTCCACCTAGTCGTCGCATAGGATATTTAGATAGTATTAGAGGAATGGCTGCTTTAGCTGTAGTTATTTTTCATGCAAATGCGTGGCTTGATTTTACCAAAGACCCTAATTTTAATAGTAGTATTCCTACTCACATATTAAATATAATTTTCAACGGACACAATGCTGTCTGTTTATTTTTTGTGCTAAGTGGCTTTGTCTTGTCATTGAAATATGTCAAAAAAGGAGCGCAAGAAGTATCTTATGTAGAGTTTATACTAAAAAGAGCTTTCAGACTTTACCCTGCCTATTGGTTTGTTTTGATACTTGCAGCTTTATATACAAAAAGTGATTTTTCGCTTTTCATAAAAGAATTACCAATGCTTATCACTGGTAATCAGACACTAATTCCTCCTGCTTGGTCATTGATAGTAGAAATGAAAATGTCACTTATTTTCCTGTTTTTGTTGGTTTTGGCTGTTCGAAATATCAAAATTCTTTTTGTAGCTGCTTTTCTGTATTGGTTTTTGTTTGGCTTCGAAATCTATATTCTGCATTTTTGCTTGGGAATTTTACTTGCTATAAATTTTGAAAAAATACAAGAAATCAAATGGAGCAAAACAAAAAGGTATTTATTATTTCTGCTTGGGCTTTTATTGTGTTCGGTGGAGCAAATTCATTTTATAATTGTTCCTCACGAGAATTTTAAAGAAACAAATACGCCCTTAGGTTTTTTCTTGGGAGCTTTTGGTTGTGTTATTTGGCTTATGTTGGCTATGTCTGCTCCTAAGTTTCAGAAAAAAATAGAGACTAAGCCTTTATTATTTTTAGGCGATATTTCGTATGGATTGTATATTGGTCATTGGCTTATTTTCGTAAATATTTTAGAACCTCATTTTGATTGGTTTTTGGCTAAGTTAGGTTCATATTACCTTGCTCATATTGTAGTGAGATATTTTTTAGTAACTCTTTTTTCTCTTCTATTTGCTACTTTTCTTTATTATGTGATTGAAAAACCCTTCATAAAAATGGGTTATAAAGTAGCCAAAAAGTATAGTGATAAATTAGTTTTTAAACTGAATTGA
- a CDS encoding TIR domain-containing protein produces MSNPNYKDIFISYGRAESKYFASQLHDLLTAKGYKVWFDQNDIPLAVDFQDQIDEGIEKSDNFIFVIAPHSIRSPYCKKEIELATKYSKRIIPILHIEPSGEIIEEFMDTSIKKRNWLYMRQNIIEGKGQHEWTNIDDREQGEEGLFSILESHKDYVRRHTELLHTALEWEKQYRNTRYLPFGDRQTESEQWLLTTFNDGQPPCLPSSIHCEFIAEARKNSENRMTDAFVSYAEEDEEIRNRVLRSLSQHLITTWTHQMDIQAGGDFDKEVENGIEQADNFIFFITHESIKSEYCKKELAHAVKYNKRIIPLRMDSVPVHDFPVEIRNLQFIDFTDNNYDFIPRSKNEKTDYEKDIDELLNQINTDRDYYHKHKVILNKAIRWKEQNHNASILLRGHNLDEAKIWLKIGLQRETHLPTRLHEEFIRESEAKSGQLSTEVFISYSRADGDYARKLNDELQENGKTTWFDQESIASGADFQQEIYNGIEACENFVFIISPDSVKSPYCEDEVKFAAQLGKRIITILYRATETFDIPMELSNIQWINFIPNQVTFHDSFAEMIRTLDTDRAHVKAHNHWYQEALQWQRQGKNDDFLLFGTEYFLAHSWYEEAVLKKKIPSPNALQAEYLEACKQSIEAKEAEKKEVEEQLLTLEKARNAEAKKRIERQKIFLVIASFALLISIVAGVYAFIEKESAENSELRAVENERLAKQNEEEAIKSKMEAQEAIRNLNEKNQQLENALAKIDSAIQKQSVAVKQKIQAESILAVKEDKFKKDGFVKQRTFLEDKMRIRDEVLKTKKSLLNYARQLESLGVVRTSVRQSMEKQIEEDIKVLLKSL; encoded by the coding sequence ATGTCCAATCCTAATTATAAAGATATTTTTATTTCTTATGGAAGAGCAGAAAGTAAATATTTTGCTTCTCAACTACATGATTTACTAACAGCAAAAGGATATAAAGTTTGGTTTGACCAAAATGATATTCCTTTAGCTGTCGATTTTCAAGATCAAATAGATGAGGGAATAGAAAAATCTGATAATTTTATTTTTGTGATTGCACCTCATTCTATTCGTTCGCCTTATTGTAAAAAAGAAATTGAACTGGCTACAAAATATAGCAAACGAATTATTCCTATTCTTCATATTGAGCCTTCTGGAGAAATTATAGAAGAATTTATGGATACTTCTATTAAAAAGCGTAATTGGCTTTACATGAGGCAAAATATAATAGAAGGAAAAGGACAACACGAATGGACAAATATTGATGATAGAGAGCAAGGAGAAGAAGGATTATTTTCTATTTTAGAAAGTCATAAAGACTATGTACGTCGTCATACAGAACTTTTACATACAGCCTTAGAATGGGAAAAGCAATATCGTAATACTCGTTATTTGCCTTTTGGAGATAGACAAACAGAATCTGAACAATGGTTACTTACTACCTTTAATGATGGACAACCTCCTTGCTTGCCTTCGTCTATCCATTGTGAATTTATTGCAGAAGCTCGTAAAAATTCTGAAAACAGAATGACTGATGCTTTTGTCTCTTATGCAGAAGAAGATGAAGAAATTCGAAATAGAGTTCTACGTTCTTTATCACAACATCTTATAACTACTTGGACACACCAAATGGACATTCAGGCAGGAGGAGATTTTGATAAAGAGGTTGAAAATGGAATAGAACAAGCCGATAATTTTATTTTCTTTATCACACACGAATCTATAAAATCAGAATATTGTAAAAAAGAACTTGCACATGCTGTAAAATACAATAAACGAATTATTCCTTTACGAATGGATAGCGTTCCTGTTCATGATTTTCCAGTAGAAATTAGAAATTTACAATTCATTGATTTTACAGATAATAATTATGATTTTATTCCACGTTCGAAGAATGAAAAAACTGATTATGAAAAAGATATAGATGAATTACTCAATCAAATAAATACAGACCGAGATTATTATCACAAACATAAAGTAATTCTTAATAAGGCAATTCGTTGGAAGGAACAGAATCATAATGCCAGTATTTTACTTAGAGGACATAATCTTGATGAGGCAAAAATTTGGTTAAAAATAGGTTTACAAAGAGAAACACATTTGCCTACACGTTTGCATGAAGAATTTATTAGAGAAAGTGAAGCAAAAAGTGGACAGCTCAGCACAGAGGTATTTATTTCTTATTCAAGAGCAGACGGAGACTATGCTAGAAAGCTCAATGATGAGTTACAAGAAAATGGTAAAACAACATGGTTTGACCAAGAAAGTATTGCTTCTGGGGCAGATTTTCAACAAGAAATTTATAATGGAATAGAAGCATGTGAAAACTTTGTGTTTATTATTTCTCCTGATTCTGTCAAATCTCCTTACTGTGAAGATGAAGTGAAATTTGCTGCTCAATTAGGAAAGAGAATTATTACCATTTTGTATAGAGCAACAGAGACATTTGATATTCCGATGGAATTATCAAATATACAATGGATAAATTTTATCCCTAATCAAGTAACTTTTCACGATTCATTTGCTGAAATGATTCGTACATTAGATACAGACCGAGCACACGTAAAAGCTCACAATCATTGGTATCAAGAAGCTCTACAATGGCAAAGACAAGGAAAAAATGATGATTTTTTACTTTTTGGAACAGAATATTTTTTGGCGCATTCATGGTATGAAGAAGCTGTTCTCAAAAAGAAAATCCCTTCTCCAAATGCCTTACAAGCCGAATATTTGGAAGCCTGTAAACAATCTATTGAAGCCAAAGAAGCAGAGAAAAAAGAAGTAGAAGAACAATTACTTACTTTAGAGAAAGCTAGAAATGCAGAAGCTAAAAAAAGAATTGAACGTCAAAAAATATTTTTAGTTATAGCTTCCTTTGCACTTCTTATTTCAATAGTTGCAGGAGTATACGCATTTATAGAAAAAGAAAGTGCTGAAAATAGTGAATTAAGAGCAGTAGAAAATGAAAGATTAGCTAAGCAAAATGAAGAAGAAGCTATTAAAAGTAAAATGGAAGCACAAGAAGCGATTCGAAACCTAAACGAAAAAAATCAACAGTTAGAAAATGCCTTGGCAAAAATAGATTCTGCTATACAAAAACAAAGTGTAGCAGTAAAACAAAAGATACAAGCAGAATCTATATTAGCTGTAAAAGAAGATAAATTTAAGAAAGATGGTTTTGTCAAACAAAGAACATTCTTAGAAGATAAAATGAGAATACGTGATGAAGTGCTAAAAACAAAAAAATCATTACTCAATTATGCTCGTCAATTGGAAAGTTTGGGCGTAGTGCGTACTTCAGTTAGACAGTCTATGGAAAAGCAAATTGAGGAAGATATAAAAGTATTACTCAAATCTTTATAA
- a CDS encoding WbqC family protein — MIKTLIELHYLPSLDYWKTLLKADTVILEAKENFNKQSYRNRAYILGANGRLALTVPVQKGSQKTLITEVKIDYSTDWNRQHWQSIKSAYGKSPFFIHYADFLEPIYENPPAFLWEFNYKLLTICQKLLRISIPLEKTESFEKQPSNKILDKRNIISPKKPAIFTHQEYYQTFGNKFENNEQESNSSTTENKSSNSTFENNLSILDLLFNEGTNATSIING, encoded by the coding sequence ATGATAAAAACTCTAATAGAACTTCATTATCTACCTAGCTTAGATTATTGGAAAACACTTTTAAAAGCTGATACAGTAATTTTAGAAGCCAAAGAAAATTTTAATAAACAAAGCTATCGTAACCGTGCCTATATTTTGGGCGCAAATGGAAGATTAGCTCTAACTGTTCCTGTACAGAAAGGAAGTCAGAAAACACTGATTACAGAAGTAAAGATTGATTATTCGACAGATTGGAATCGTCAGCACTGGCAAAGTATAAAATCTGCGTATGGTAAAAGTCCTTTTTTTATTCATTACGCTGATTTTTTAGAACCGATTTATGAAAATCCTCCAGCTTTTTTATGGGAATTTAATTACAAACTTCTGACTATCTGTCAGAAACTCCTCCGTATTTCCATTCCACTTGAAAAAACAGAAAGTTTTGAAAAACAACCTAGTAACAAAATTTTAGATAAGCGAAATATAATTTCGCCAAAAAAACCTGCCATTTTTACACATCAAGAATATTATCAAACATTTGGCAATAAGTTTGAAAATAACGAACAAGAAAGTAATAGTTCTACTACTGAAAACAAATCAAGTAACTCTACTTTTGAAAACAATTTGAGTATCTTGGATTTATTATTCAATGAAGGAACAAATGCTACTTCAATTATAAATGGTTAG